The nucleotide window CTGATCAGTGTAACAAAAGAAATTAACCCacttttcattttaaatttcgCGCATTTTAATCTGGTAACATCAAATTaaacaaatcaataatttatttatgtactcaAACAATTTACTGCAAATATtagcaatatttttataataaaaaatattttagaataaaaaaagtgtaatctaataaccaaattaaattaatatttcaaaattattatttttttcataaaaaagtgCCAAAATGTTTAACCAGAACATGCGCAAAGAGAATTAGCTGGCCAGCGATCCACATCAATGTTATACGTCATACTTCTGCGAATTTCTAAGCTCAGGATTGGTCGCGCATTTCGGAAGTAACGTATCAACGCCAATCAGAAGTTAGGGCATATCGAGTACTGCCTTGAACATCAATCGTCATATGACCCATTCTATCGAGTCTGCAAAGCTGGGGCCATATTTGTCTGTGCTAAAATAGTTTCGTGGAGTGAGTGTGTGCAGATAGTCGTCACAGTTTTGGGACCTGTAAATACTTCCCACACTTCATAATCAAAATGGCTGACCCAAATCCCATCTATGGACCTTTCTTTGGAGTTATGGGGGCGGCGTCTGCTATCATATTCAgcggtatgtacctactttgtgtGAATTGTCCCGATTCCCGATTACAGCCTCTAGTGTCAGTATCATCAAAATGCTGTAAATGCACACGAAATCGCCTTGCTAAGCGGTTTTCTATCTCTATGCGTTACCGAGATGTAATTTACTAATCGCGAATACGGTTATTTTAGGAGTCCTAAATATAGGAACAGCCGCACCTTGATGTTATGCTGACGCTACGTATCTGTCGCATTTGTATGATGTATCGATTGTGCATATTGCATTGATGTTTTGATAGAACCATTGATTATAAGATTGTGGGCGTAGTTTTCAGTAAAAAACCCTCACTTCAATCATGTGATTGATAGGGATGTAGAAAAAAGGCTATGTTGGCAGCACTGGTAGATGTAGTAAAATTCCGTAATGAATGACACATACTAAGATTTTTTACTTTTGATCTACAGAATTTAGGTTACAGAAAACGGAGTCCTATGTCAAAGGTGTAAGGGCATTATTGCATTGACGCATAGCAATAAAACGATCATTGATCTGGAAAGCGTATCGAACTGTGTATGACAATGAAAATGAGATTGTTGTATTGTAAAACCAACTAAGTTGCACCAACATAGTAACCAAGTATTCAAAAGTTATTTCAAGTTTTAAACTACAATTTGGGTACTTATCTCACAAATTATCATTTTTCGAATGAAGTTCGTCATCACATGACTTGATAACTTGATCATGTGATGGCAGTCAGCTGTTTTCATAGTTAGGTTAACCATAGCTTCATTTTCACTATAACATCTTCATGCTATACCTAAGTGTGATATTAAAGTTATTTAACATCATTAAAGTTATTCTAGTCTAAttcttaagttattattttatttaaaaaacatctCTTGATGATACAAAAAACTTTATCATTATGGGTAACAATTTGAGCAATTTTAAGTAAagcatattataagtaaaagAGTTATTTCAGCTATCTTTTACAGATACATTTATTTGGTCTAATTAATATCCACAGCCTTATTTTGGGTATAATCAAGTATCAACTGCATTTACTACAACTGTGTacctaacttattaattaatagacTGCATTTTAtcaaatacttattaatattattacttagaatCCTATAATTACAATCTGTAGAGGATAAATACTTAATgttatgtaaattatataattgtAGTTGTAAAATGGTCTTGAGACAAGATTACCTATACCTGACTACTTACCTAGAAATATAATGCTTCTAGTGATCAAAGAACTAGTAACCAAGATGAAAACTAATTGAACCTAGTTATTCTTTAGTATTGTACTTGATTACTTAACTTCATGTTGAAATGGTAAATGGTATTATTGAACCTAAAATATTCTGCGTAGactcaaatttcaaaatatctttCACTAAGAACTTTGcaacagtaaaataaaaaaacaaaaataggtaTTTCTGAACTCTTAACCAAGCAACAAGGGTTCCAAACCCCCCGAtttgagaagaagcccacaaaaAACTTAGCCCAGTATTCATTCATAGTCATAGTACTGGAACTAGAAATCACATGATTTTATAATCATAATACCTAGATATTATCAAAAGTATGTCATTTGTACATACAGAACTACTAACAACATGCATACTAGTATGACTAATAGAAGGTAGGCAGtaattgctatctctttcatgCCTGTTGAAAAAATACTATCACATCTTAGGTATGATCATTATAAGTTTTACACTTGGACTAAATAATAGTTGGTATAAATTCAAATAGGTTTTGGATCATTACAAAAtattgattataatttttttttacatgataatgttaataggtttttaaaaatcctataggaactcattgattttctggaataaaaattagcttatgtatccagggcataatctatctccattccacagccaaaatcgtcctgtagtttttgcgtgaaagattaaaaaacacacacacaaacatacaaacttttggctttataatattagtttgattaaAAGTGTTGCCATAAaatgacattaaatttttttctttctttaaattCCAGCCCTGGGAGCGGCCTATGGAACGGCCAAATCGGGAACGGGTATTGCCGCCATGTCGGTGATGCGGCCCGAGCTCATCATGAAGTCCATCATCCCCGTGGTCATGGCGGGTATTATCGCCATCTACGGGCTGGTAGTTGCCGTCCTGATCGCCGGTTCCCTCGAGTCACCCGCCACATATCCCTTGTTCAGGTGTGTATAGTAGAATTATTATTGCATTTGCTCATCTGACTATTATAGGCTGTGATAGACATTGGCAGAGTCAACTAGTTAgggagctctcggtttgattctaaCATCTGTcaattaatattaggtattatttttttctctggctttacacagattagccattgtcaagtttgtagttatttacaagttagggaaactatataagtatggacttcgtctgtgccggcgctcgccgacacacgcgcggcggccctttagagcgcttcccagtcagttccaccgccaaaaaacaccag belongs to Maniola jurtina chromosome 6, ilManJurt1.1, whole genome shotgun sequence and includes:
- the LOC123865942 gene encoding V-type proton ATPase 16 kDa proteolipid subunit, whose amino-acid sequence is MADPNPIYGPFFGVMGAASAIIFSALGAAYGTAKSGTGIAAMSVMRPELIMKSIIPVVMAGIIAIYGLVVAVLIAGSLESPATYPLFRGFIHLGAGLAVGFSGLAAGFAIGIVGDAGVRGTAQQPRLFVGMILILIFAEVLGLYGLIVAIYLYTKQQ